A stretch of Ipomoea triloba cultivar NCNSP0323 chromosome 13, ASM357664v1 DNA encodes these proteins:
- the LOC116001388 gene encoding cytochrome P450 82A3-like — protein sequence MEFPSLLYNNIIIPTLVCTLLFFMCKLFVAPKNHKRLVPEVPWAWPIIGHLHLLAGRKTPTHLILASMADKYGPIFRMRLGSQPVVVVSDSRIAKECFTAKDKELATRPKFMAAEILGYNHSMLAMAPYGEYWREIRKIVLLEMLSNRRIEMLRKVRESHVRKAIKRTFDHWSHNKDPNSGAVVVEMRQWFSRLIVNLSIAMLFGEEEVADESQLLNSISRLFELFGEMLVSDFIPWLRWMDLGGYEKAMRKTAEEMDCAADRWLKEHRTKRNLKSKEEEDFMDAMLSLFDAPSNQSHDHPLGLNNDAIIKSTCLNLLVAGTDTTSITLTWALSLVLNNYDVLRRIQDEVDTKIGKHSRIEEFDTNQLIYLQAVVKETFRLYPAVPLSGPHEAIEDCTINRYYIQKGTRVIPNLAKIHRDPKVWVDPNEFRPERFLTTHKDIDVRGNNFDIIPFGSGRRICPGITLSLQILHLTLASLIQSFDMKRPSIEPIDMTQSPGLTSPKATPLHVLLIPRMASDLYG from the exons ATGGAATTCCCTTCCCTACTATACAACAATATTATCATCCCTACTTTAGTTTGCACCCTTCTCTTCTTTATGTGCAAGCTATTTGTTGCACCCAAAAACCACAAAAGGCTAGTGCCGGAGGTCCCATGGGCATGGCCTATAATCGGCCATCTCCATCTGCTCGCTGGTCGGAAAACGCCTACTCACCTCATCTTGGCGTCCATGGCGGATAAATACGGCCCTATTTTTCGAATGAGACTCGGGTCGCAACCAGTCGTGGTGGTGAGCGACTCGAGAATAGCTAAGGAATGCTTCACGGCAAAGGACAAGGAGCTAGCAACGCGGCCCAAATTCATGGCAGCTGAAATCTTGGGCTACAACCACTCCATGCTTGCGATGGCCCCATACGGGGAGTACTGGCGTGAAATCAGAAAGATTGTCCTGCTTGAGATGCTCTCTAATCGTAGAATTGAGATGTTAAGGAAGGTGAGGGAATCCCACGTAAGAAAAGCCATCAAACGTACCTTTGATCACTGGTCACACAACAAGGATCCAAATTCTGGGGCGGTGGTAGTGGAGATGAGGCAGTGGTTTTCGAGGTTGATTGTCAACCTCTCCATAGCTATGCTTTTTGGGGAGGAAGAAGTGGCAGATGAAAGCCAACTCTTGAACTCCATTAGTAGACTGTTTGAGTTGTTTGGAGAGATGTTGGTGTCAGATTTTATTCCATGGCTGAGATGGATGGACTTGGGAGGTTACGAGAAGGCTATGAGGAAGACTGCTGAGGAAATGGATTGTGCTGCAGATAGGTGGCTTAAGGAGCATagaacaaaaagaaatttgaaatctaaagaagaagaagactttaTGGATGCCATGCTTTCCCTATTTGATGCCCCATCCAATCAAAGTCATGATCATCCTCTTGGACTTAATAATGATGCCATTATCAAATCTACTTGCTTG AACTTGCTTGTAGCTGGCACGGACACAACTAGCATAACATTGACATGGGCTCTTTCCTTAGTTCTGAACAATTATGATGTGTTGAGGAGGATCCAAGATGAAGTAGACACCAAGATTGGGAAACATAGTCGCATTGAGGAATTTGACACAAATCAGTTGATTTACCTCCAAGCTGTTGTGAAAGAAACATTTCGTTTATATCCAGCAGTTCCACTCTCTGGACCCCACGAGGCTATAGAAGACTGCACCATTAACCGCTACTACATTCAGAAAGGCACTCGCGTAATACCAAATCTTGCAAAGATTCATCGCGATCCAAAGGTGTGGGTAGATCCTAATGAGTTTAGGCCAGAGAGATTCTTGACTACTCACAAAGATATTGATGTCAGAGGcaataattttgatataattcCATTTGGTAGTGGTCGAAGAATATGTCCCGGTATAACTCTGAGTTTACAGATTTTGCATTTGACACTTGCTAGCTTGATTCAAAGCTTTGATATGAAAAGACCATCAATAGAGCCAATTGATATGACACAAAGCCCCGGATTGACTAGCCCCAAGGCCACCCCACTCCATGTTCTCCTAATACCACGCATGGCTTCAGATTTGTATGGTTAA